CATCTCGTGGAATGTTCGAGTTTCGACCATCCATCCGTGCAGCGTTTTGCCGCCGATGCCGAGCGGACTCTCCAGGTCTTGATGTGGCCCTGCTCCGTAGCCCTCGATGGAAAGAGTAAATGCGTGTACTCGTACTTTAGACATCTTGTTTTGGTTGTTACAATTAGAATGTGTTGAGATATGCTTCCAGTCGTCCAAGATTCTGTTCCAGTCCTTCTATTGCATGGAATACCTCCACCGCGCGCTTATAATCCTCTTCGTTCTCGAAGACATTGCTCCATCGGAGTTCCGTTTTGCCGTCTCGGTCGAAGAGTTGAATCAACATTTGAAACTGTGGTGCAGGGCCATGTGTAAAAACGATCCGCTCATTAGGGACGATTTCCGCGAAGACCATCTCATTGATGTAATCGGTGCCGTCGGGTCCGTGCATGGTGAAGTTCCATTCGCCGCCGGTGCGCATTTCGAATTCGTGCGTTGTTAGGGTAAACCCGTTCGGCCCCCACCAGTGCTTGATGTGTTCAGGATCGGTAAGCACTTTCCAGACGAGATCGCGTGGCGCATCGAGTATGCGTGTGGCGCTCATCTCACGGTCGGTTGTCGGTTCAGCTTCGGTCATCAGATCGTTCATATAAGAATTGAGTTAGTCGAAATCAATAGACGAATGGGATCAGCTTTCGGACTCGCTGTTTGTATGCAGTATAACCCGTAAACTTTTGTTCGAGCCACCGCTCTTCGCGGCGCGCCTTGATGTCGAAGAATGCAAATAGCACGAGTGCGGCGGCAAGCGTCGCAAGACTCAGGTACATGACGCTCCAGCCGAGCGACCAGAGCACGATGCCGCTATAGATCGGGTGCCGGACGATGCCATAGACACCGCGCTCGTGCAACTCCGCTTCCGCTTTTGGCCTTGGATACGG
The window above is part of the Bacteroidota bacterium genome. Proteins encoded here:
- a CDS encoding SRPBCC family protein; this translates as MNDLMTEAEPTTDREMSATRILDAPRDLVWKVLTDPEHIKHWWGPNGFTLTTHEFEMRTGGEWNFTMHGPDGTDYINEMVFAEIVPNERIVFTHGPAPQFQMLIQLFDRDGKTELRWSNVFENEEDYKRAVEVFHAIEGLEQNLGRLEAYLNTF
- a CDS encoding isoprenylcysteine carboxylmethyltransferase family protein is translated as MSLHSWLHNERGEWYVLLQVLLMAMVFVAHRIDAPERHLVEIRLDAPYLLGAVLAIAGVTIALLGVGALGRSLSPYPRPKAEAELHERGVYGIVRHPIYSGIVLWSLGWSVMYLSLATLAAALVLFAFFDIKARREERWLEQKFTGYTAYKQRVRKLIPFVY